From a single Lolium rigidum isolate FL_2022 chromosome 7, APGP_CSIRO_Lrig_0.1, whole genome shotgun sequence genomic region:
- the LOC124669541 gene encoding 3-oxoacyl-[acyl-carrier-protein] synthase II, chloroplastic-like gives MSAAVAPPLCTWIVAACLSATCGADDKDKKRCYGGGGGGGGGGSGLFGTRRHLAARRRGGARSGMPIAASLHPERGPVENKKSDTKQRRVVVTGMGVVTPLGHEPDEFYNNLLQGVSGISEIEAFDCSSYPTRIAGEIKSFSTDGWVAPKLAKRMDKFMQYLIVAGKKALENGGITEDIMNELDKSRCGVLIGSAMGGMKVFSDAIEALRVSYRKMNPFCVPFATTNMGSAILAMDLGWMGPNYSISTACATSNFCILNAANHIIRGETELMLCGGSDAPIIPIGLGGFVACRALSQRNNDPTKASRPWDVDRDGFVMGEGAGVLLLEELEHAKQRGAEIYAEFLGGSFTCDAYHMTEPHPEGKGVILCVENALADAGVTKEDINYVNAHATSTQMGDLKEFEALARCFGQNPQLRVNSTKSMTGHLLGAAGGIEAVAAIQAIRTGWIHPNINLDNPEKNVDVSLLVGSQKERCDVKVALSNSFGFGGHNSSILFAPFK, from the exons atgtcggcggcggtggcgccacCGCTGTGCACCTGGATCGTCGCCGCATGCTTGTCTGCGACCTGCGGCGCGGACGACAAGGACAAGAAGCGCtgctacggcggcggcggcggcggcggcggcggcgggagcggccTTTTTGGCACGCGCCGCCACCTAGCTGCGCGCCGCCGAGGCGGGGCACGCTCTG GAATGCCCATTGCTGCTTCTTTGCATCCTGAAAGAGGACCTGTGGAAAACAAGAAGTCTGACACCAAACAACGGAGGGTGGTTGTTACGGGTATGGGTGTTGTGACTCCATTAGGCCATGAGCCTGACGAGTTTTACAACAACCTTCTACAGGGTGTCAGTGGAATAAGTGAGATAGAAGCATTTGACTGCTCCAGCTATCCCACG AGAATTGCTGGAGAAATCAAATCTTTTTCAACAGATGGTTGGGTTGCCCCAAAATTAGCTAAGCGAATGGATAAGTTCATGCAATATTTGATAGTTGCTGGTAAGAAAGCCTTGGAAAATGGTGGAATCACTGAAGATATCATGAACGAGTTGGACAAATCGAGATGTGGAGTTCTAATTGGATCTGCTATGGGTGGCATGAAG GTTTTTAGTGACGCAATTGAAGCATTGAGGGTTTCTTACAGGAAGATGAACCCATTTTGTGTACCTTTTGCAACTACAAACATGGGTTCTGCAATACTTGCGATGGATCTG GGCTGGATGGGTCCAAACTACTCTATATCTACTGCTTGCGCCACTAGTAACTTCTGCATTCTGAATGCAGCCAATCATATCATAAGAGGAGAAACT GAGTTGATGCTGTGTGGTGGCTCTGATGCACCAATTATACCAATTG GATTGGGAGGTTTTGTGGCCTGTAGAGCTCTTTCACAGAGAAATAATGACCCAACAAAAGCTTCTCGGCCTTGGGATGTG GATCGTGATGGCTTTGTCATGGGAGAAGGGGCCGGCGTGCTTCTTTTGGAAGAGCTTGAGCATGCAAAG CAAAGAGGTGCAGAAATATATGCCGAATTTCTGGGTGGAAGCTTTACATGTGATGCATATCATATGACAGAGCCACATCCTGAAG GGAAGGGGGTTATTCTTTGTGTTGAGAATGCACTAGCTGATGCAGGAGTAACAAAAGAAGACATTAATTATGTTAATGCCCATGCTACATCTACACAGATGGGTGATTTGAAGGAATTTGAAGCTCTTGCCCGTTGTTTTGGCCAGAATCCTCAG CTAAGAGTAAACTCAACAAAGTCAATGACTGGCCACTTGCTAGGAGCTGCAGGTGGAATAGAAGCTGTAGCTGCTATACAA GCTATAAGAACTGGTTGGATCCATCCAAATATCAATCTAGACAATCCGGAGAAAAATGTG GATGTTAGCTTGCTGGTGGGATCACAAAAGGAGAGATGTGATGTGAAAGTGGCACTGTCGAATTCATTTGGATTTGGTGGGCACAATTCATCAATTTTATTTGCGCCCTTCAAGTAA